The sequence below is a genomic window from Natronocella acetinitrilica.
TCTGAGAATCTGCTCTTGCGCATCTGGGCCTCCTTGGGCTTAGTCTGCCCGGAGACCTCCAGTTTTCAATGGACCAATTTTCGGGGAAGGCGACACTGTCATCGAGTTTGTCGAGGGCGAGATGACCATCTGGCACGATCGGTCCTATCAGGTCATGACCAACGAGCCGACCTATGACCGGCAACTTGCGGTTCTGGAGTACTGGCAGAACGTGAACCCGCGAGAGTTCCTCCCGGGAACGGTGCGTGCTTCGGATCGGTTTGTCAGGGCCCATTTCTACATCAATGCAGTGACGCAAAGCGCTGATCCCCGCATCGCGGCTGCCTCGGTATTCAGCGTAATCCGGCAGGCATCGGTCCCATGGGGCATCAGCGTGGCGGACGCGCCGAACCTGTCCACCACACGATGGCGGGTGGTCGCGGACCACAAGGACCGGCGCTATTACTTCGAATCCGTGATCTCGCCCAGCGTGTTCTGGGTCGATCTGGACAACCTCGACTTTTCCAAGGGCAGCGACGTGGTCAAGCTGGATCTGGGCGTGGACATGGAACGGGTCATGTCGGGCGAAGTCTCGGCGGCATTCGAACCGGCCGCGCCCTTTGCCTTCCAGCCTGCCGATTGACAGGCTCAGCAGGCTGAACCGAGGCGAAGTGCTGTTGCTGCTAATCCAGAGTCAGGTCGAGGAACATCATCAGGATAAAGCCCACCATGAATCCCAGGTTGGCCTCGCGTTCGAAGCCCCGCCGGTGGGTCTCGGGAATGATCTCGTCGATGATGACGAACAGCATGGCACCCGCTGCGAAACCCAGCGCCCAGGGCATGAGGGCGCTGCCGGCCAGGCCGATGAAGGCGGCGCCAACGATACCGCCCAGTGACATGACCAGGCCGGTCAGGGCTGCAGCGCTGAATGCCTGCAGGCGGCTGTAACCCACGCTAAGCAGTGCTACAGCCACGACCAGCCCTTCCGGGAGGTTCTGGAGGCTGATCCCGGTGGTAATCGCGATCCCGTTGCCGAAATCATCCCCGGCAAAACCAATCCCGACTGACAGCCCCTCCGGAAAGTTATGGATGGCGATGGCGATCACGAACAGCCAGACCTTGCGCAACCGGGAGTGATCCACCGTCACGCCGTCAGGTCCGCTGATGAAGTGCTCATGGGGCAGGTAACGATCAGCAGCGAGGAAGAGCCCGGCGCCGAGCAGCATGGCCAAACCGATCCACAGCGGTGGTGCCACGAGCGTTTCAGTCAGATCACCTGCAATGCGCAGGCCGGGATCGATCAGGGAGAAAAACGTGGCGGCGAGCATGACGCCTGCGCCAAAGCTCATCATCGCCGTTTCAAGGCGGGGTGAGAGCTGCCGCAGGAAGAACACCGGGATGGCGCCGAGGCAGGTGGCAAGCCCCGCGATCAGGGCGGCACCCGCCGCGATGTAAAACAGTGGAATGCCGTCGGTCAGTGCGGTGAGCGTGTCGATCATGCAGTCTCCGGGATTCGTCTCCAGATTTTTTCGTGCAGAAAGTACGCGACGGTGTTCGCCAGGGGTTCGATCAGGGCGACCAGTCCACCAATGATCATGCTGCCGGTCAGGGCAAAGACCACAGCGAATGCCACCACCATATGGGTAACTGCGAAGGTCAAAGTCTTGATGAAATCTCTCATGGCCGGCCTCTCATTGGTTGTGTCTATAGTATGAGAGGTTTTAATCGATAAATACAATTGAAAATCATTCTTATTATTATCGAGCAGAGTTATCAAAATCGACTATCCTCTGTTGTGGAGGTGCAACATTGTTGCTTTATAGCAACAAGAAGCATTGCCGCACCCGCACGTTCCACGAGAGCGTGATTCTTCCGGTACCAGATCCGGGCCATGGACGTAACAAGCAACAGTCAGGAGTCATCACTTATGAAACGGAAACTCATCGCAATCGCATTGGCCGGCGCAGTGGCGCCCTTCAGCATGAATGCAGCCGCCGACAGCACCGGCTGTGGCCTCGGCAGCATGTTGTGGGATGGGCAGCAGGGCATTTTCCCCCAGGTCCTGGCAGTGACCACCAACGGCACCTCCGGTAACCAGACCTTCGGCATCACCTCCGGCACCCTGGGCTGCGAGCAGGACGGCGTCATCCGTTCCTCGGCGGCGCTGGGCATGTACACCGGTTCAAACATCGACATGATCGCCCGCGACATGTCCATCGGCTCTGGTGAGTCACTGGACGTGCTGGCTGATCTGATGGGCATCGAAGCCGACGACCGGGAGCATTTCTTCACGGCTCTGCAGAGCAACTACGGCAATATCTTCCCCAGCGCCGACGTCACTGCGGAAGACGTGATTTCTGCCATTGACGAAACGCTGCGGCGTGATGAGCGCCTGGTACGCTACAGCGCGTAACGGATAGACTCTTGCTTGCAAACGGCGCCTTTCCGGCGCCGTTTGCTTTGACTGGATAGCACGCATGACCTGGCGCCTCCTGACGCCCGTCGGCCTGCTACTGCTGGTGCTTGCCGCCATCAGTGGCACGGCGGGGGCCACCCCTCTCGAAACCCTCCAGATCCAGGCCCGTGAGGCCAGGCTATCCCAAACCCGGGAATGGCAGGACCTGCTGCACTACCGCGAGCGGCGTTTTCTGCCCGGGCGACGGAGTGCAACCCGGACCACGGCATTCTTCAACGCCGAGGCGGGTTGGCGAGACCCGCAGGCCGAGCTTGATGCCACCCTGGCTGCCTTCTTTCTTCCGCTGGACGCCGTGGAGGAGGGCGCCCAGCATCCCCAGTGCCGCTTCCCCGCTCGCTTTCGGTGGCTAGAAGACCGTCTTGACTGGGACGGCAACGCGCTGCCTCAACCAGTGTGCGAGCAGTATGAAGCCTGGCGGGATGCCATCAATCCCCATCGGGTCACACTGATCTTTGCAGCCGCGTATCTGAACAACCCGGCCTCCATGTTCGGCCATACCCTGTTGCGGCTGGATCAGGAGCAGGAGCCTGGGAGCAGCCGCCTGCTGTCCTACGTGATCAACCATGCTGCCGCCACGGATGAGAGCAGCGGTTTTGTTTTTGCGGTGCGTGGCCTGACCGGTGGTTATCCGGGCCTTTTCTCCATTATGCCGTACTACGAGAAGGTGCGGGAATACAACGCGTTGGAGAATCGCGATCTCTGGGAATACGAGCTGGACCTGACCCCCGAAGAGGTCGAGCGGCTGCTGATGCACACCTGGGAACTCCAGGGCGTCGCATTCCCGTATTTCTTTCTTTACCAGAACTGTTCCTACCGGCTGCTGGGGTTGCTTGACGTGGCCCGCCCCGGCATGGCGCTGTCCGATCGCTTCAACTGGTACGCCATTCCTACCGATACGGTACGTGTTGTACTGGAGGAAGAGGGCTTGTTTGCCGAGGTGGTTTATCGCCCGGCGGAACGCACGGTGCTGGAGCAGCGCCTGGCGCGGCTCGACGCCGAGGCGCAGGATCGGACGCTGGGCCTCGCGCAGAGCCGGCTGGAGGCAGGCGATGCGCCGCTGGACACGTTGGATGAGGTAGCGCTGGCCGAGTTGGTGGAGACGGCCTACGGGTATCTGCATTTCCAGCACAGCCGTGGCCAGACGGACGCCGACGAGCGCGAGCGCATGCGTGAATTGCTTTTGGTCCGCAGTCAGCTTGCCCGCCGAACCGAGCCCGTTGACGTAGAAACTCCTGCGGTTCGGCCTGACGAGGGGCATGGCACCTTGCGCATGGGGCTTGGTGGCGGTCGGCGTGGCGATGGCAACTTTGTTGGCCTCCATTGGCGTCCGGCTTATCACGATTTCCTTGATCCGCCGGCGGGTTATATTCCGGGTGCGCACATCGCCTACGGTGATCTCGAACTGCGCTATGACATGGAACGGGATCGCCCCCTGCTGGAGCGCCTGATGTTTGTGGACATCGAATCC
It includes:
- a CDS encoding linear amide C-N hydrolase, with translation MEFVEGEMTIWHDRSYQVMTNEPTYDRQLAVLEYWQNVNPREFLPGTVRASDRFVRAHFYINAVTQSADPRIAAASVFSVIRQASVPWGISVADAPNLSTTRWRVVADHKDRRYYFESVISPSVFWVDLDNLDFSKGSDVVKLDLGVDMERVMSGEVSAAFEPAAPFAFQPAD
- a CDS encoding ZIP family metal transporter; this encodes MIDTLTALTDGIPLFYIAAGAALIAGLATCLGAIPVFFLRQLSPRLETAMMSFGAGVMLAATFFSLIDPGLRIAGDLTETLVAPPLWIGLAMLLGAGLFLAADRYLPHEHFISGPDGVTVDHSRLRKVWLFVIAIAIHNFPEGLSVGIGFAGDDFGNGIAITTGISLQNLPEGLVVAVALLSVGYSRLQAFSAAALTGLVMSLGGIVGAAFIGLAGSALMPWALGFAAGAMLFVIIDEIIPETHRRGFEREANLGFMVGFILMMFLDLTLD
- a CDS encoding DUF2061 domain-containing protein — its product is MRDFIKTLTFAVTHMVVAFAVVFALTGSMIIGGLVALIEPLANTVAYFLHEKIWRRIPETA
- a CDS encoding DUF3015 domain-containing protein, producing the protein MKRKLIAIALAGAVAPFSMNAAADSTGCGLGSMLWDGQQGIFPQVLAVTTNGTSGNQTFGITSGTLGCEQDGVIRSSAALGMYTGSNIDMIARDMSIGSGESLDVLADLMGIEADDREHFFTALQSNYGNIFPSADVTAEDVISAIDETLRRDERLVRYSA
- a CDS encoding Lnb N-terminal periplasmic domain-containing protein — translated: MTWRLLTPVGLLLLVLAAISGTAGATPLETLQIQAREARLSQTREWQDLLHYRERRFLPGRRSATRTTAFFNAEAGWRDPQAELDATLAAFFLPLDAVEEGAQHPQCRFPARFRWLEDRLDWDGNALPQPVCEQYEAWRDAINPHRVTLIFAAAYLNNPASMFGHTLLRLDQEQEPGSSRLLSYVINHAAATDESSGFVFAVRGLTGGYPGLFSIMPYYEKVREYNALENRDLWEYELDLTPEEVERLLMHTWELQGVAFPYFFLYQNCSYRLLGLLDVARPGMALSDRFNWYAIPTDTVRVVLEEEGLFAEVVYRPAERTVLEQRLARLDAEAQDRTLGLAQSRLEAGDAPLDTLDEVALAELVETAYGYLHFQHSRGQTDADERERMRELLLVRSQLARRTEPVDVETPAVRPDEGHGTLRMGLGGGRRGDGNFVGLHWRPAYHDFLDPPAGYIPGAHIAYGDLELRYDMERDRPLLERLMFVDIESIAPRDQFFRNWSWRIRGGFEQRLRPAARRSLMGGVAGGGGYAWQPWSAPVSAMAGVEVDAWASERLPDKARAGAGPRLDLFLGGERLRWRATAIGQAYTDTSSSAWRLDLAQSTTLGEQASLRLGVSREQDFDSTETSLRMTLYGYF